The following proteins are co-located in the Gigantopelta aegis isolate Gae_Host chromosome 5, Gae_host_genome, whole genome shotgun sequence genome:
- the LOC121373489 gene encoding uncharacterized protein LOC121373489 encodes MTLHKILVTFCLWLAVVHIHGATLKVSESCKDAPDSCPVNSICQAVGCLDKLCVCQNKTLASADNTECLRVVDFGEPCTGTGLTCTKRAECSADNICVCQFGFIKSDGGKRCRKLSTGGGERSALLGESCDDKSVYCENSRNKQCINGTCTCKTGKRAVSEMEFYSLPLFTECVPENFSLGITVNPEDCLGVVTLGEICYSDKNCPENSECIRVGCDMKCTCKDGTITSDNFQSCLAVRELGQQCNTTSVCATKYSYCKPQVRGECTCHPSHFAGADDKFCKRRPYPCAACVKEWATLGEACERQGVECDDDLVCGTNNKCQCKEGYRVATLLERKTFFLRGYCIRNEIKIEYSDEELETNCVTTTATATTTISTTSTTTKTETTATKEAETSTNTTEPTTTTTETSTTNAETTTTTAEPTTISAEATTTSAEIIKTTAEPTTTTAEPITTSAELTTTSAELTTTTAEPTTTTAEPTTTSVKPTTTTTTTTTAELTTPMESALCKTKDSVYCLLAEFIPSYKLFINAKNCPHISGDCPVGCHYKQPEICEIYDKSNYRSLKRVSIWIVSPWLIPPPSPVVYKLKQTF; translated from the exons ATGACTCTACACAAGATCCTCGTCACGTTTTGTTTGTGGCTGGCAGTGGTCCACATCCACg GCGCCACACTGAAGGTATCTGAGTCGTGTAAAGATGCGCCTGATTCCTGTCCTGTGAACTCTATCTGTCAGGCGGTTGGATGTCTCGACAAACTGTGCGTCTGTCAAAACAAAACCCTCGCTAGTGCGGACAACACCGAGTGTCTCCGAG tggtgGACTTCGGCGAGCCTTGTACGGGAACGGGGCTCACGTGCACAAAACGTGCGGAGTGTTCAGCAGACAACATCTGTGTGTGTCAGTTCGGGTTTATCAAGTCAGACGGTGGGAAACGGTGCAGAAAACTGTCTACTGGCggtg GTGAGAGATCTGCTTTGCTTGGCGAGTCGTGTGATGATAAAAGTGTCTACTGCGAGAACTCCCGGAACAAGCAATGCATCAATGGAACCTGCACTTGCAAGACGGGAAAGAGAGCCGTTTCTGAGATGGAGTTCTACAGTCTTCCTCTGTTCACGGAGTGTGTTCCTGAAAACTTCTCTTTAG GAATCACAGTAAACCCCGAAGATTGCTTAg GTGTTGTTACTCTGGGTGAGATATGCTACTCTGACAAAAACTGTCCGGAAAATTCCGAGTGTATCCGAGTGGGCTGTGACATGAAGTGCACGTGCAAGGACGGAACCATCACGTCGGACAATTTCCAGAGCTGTCTCGCAG TGCGAGAGCTAGGACAACAATGCAACACCACATCGGTATGTGCAACCAAATATTCGTACTGCAAACCGCAGGTACGTGGAGAATGCACGTGCCATCCGAGCCATTTTGCAGGAGCAGACGACAAGTTCTGCAAACGACGTCCGTATCCTTGTGCAGCATGCGTGAAGGAGTGGGCCACACTGGGGGAGGCGTGTGAGAGGCAGGGAGTTGAGTGCGATGACGACCTGGTCTGTGGGACTAACAACAAGTGTCAGTGTAAGGAAGGTTACCGCGTTGCTACGTTACTAGAACGCAAGACGTTCTTTCTGCGAGGATACTGCATCcggaatgaaataaaaatag AATATTCAGATGAAGAATTAGAAACAAATTGtgtaacaacaacagcaacagcaacaacaacaatatcaacAACGTCAACGACTACAAAAACGGAAACTACGGCGACGAAAGAAGCCGAAACCTCCACGAACACTACCGAACCTACCACGACAACTACCGAAACCTCTACAACAAATGCCGAAACTACCACGACAACTGCCGAACCTACCACAATAAGTGCCGAAGCTACCACGACAAGTGCCGAAATTATCAAGACAACTGCCGAACCTACCACGACAACTGCCGAGCCTATTACGACAAGTGCCGAACTTACCACGACAAGTGCCGAACTTACCACGACAACTGCCGAGCCTACCACGACAACTGCTGAACCTACCACGACAAGTGtcaaacccacaacaacaacaacgacaacgaCGACAGCTGAACTGACTACTCCAATGGAATCGG cGCTCTGCAAGACAAAGGACAGTGTTTATTGTCTGTTGGCAGAATTCATTCCAAGTTACAAACTATTCATTAACGCCAAGAACTGTCCACACATCAGCGGAGACTGTCCAG TTGGATGCCATTATAAGCAGCCAGAGATTTGCGAGATCTACGACAAATCAAACT ATAGAAGTCTTAAACGTGTCTCGATATGGATTGTGTCCCCTTGGCTGATTCCGCCACCTTCGCCAGTTGTGTATAAACTAAAACAGACGTTctag
- the LOC121372865 gene encoding perlucin-like protein: MWCGHGEVCFTREFTNHHGVQSFSMGCESKARCNLFTNAGSLFGKRQVDDQPFCFACCETTECNSGLCRNAITGSGNTPNKTGCPHLFVHGPAACYFVANWTENWRQARRICRNMGGDLVSIDDQTEQDYLVHELRPYEAMHTPNGMWTGGYYVPATQHWTWMDLSAATYSHWGPSQPRYQSTSYYIALANPGYSSYTSFKNWAWLTQSESSGMGFICESPFV, translated from the exons GTTTGTTTCACCCGAGAATTCACCAATCATCACGGTGTACAAAGTTTCAGCATGGGGTGTGAGAGTAAGGCT CGATGTAATTTGTTCACGAATGCCGGAAGTCTGTTCGGCAAGAGACAGGTCGACgatcagccattttgtttcgctTGCTGCGAAACCACGGAGTGTAACAGCGGACTCTGCCGAAACGCCATCACAGGAAGCGGAAATACTCCGAACAAAACAG GCTGTCCCCATCTGTTCGTGCACGGACCGGCCGCATGCTACTTCGTGGCCAACTGGACGGAGAACTGGAGGCAAGCGCGGAGGATCTGCAGGAATATGGGCGGGGACTTGGTGTCAATCGACGACCAGACGGAGCAGGACTACCTCGTGCACGAGCTCAGACCGTACGAAG CCATGCACACACCTAACGGGATGTGGACGGGCGGATATTACGTGCCCGCCACTCAGCACTGGACGTGGATGGACCTATCAGCGGCGACCTACTCCCACTGGGGCCCCTCCCAGCCTCGCTACCAGAGCACCTCCTACTACATCGCGCTAGCCAATCCAGGCTACTCGTCGTACACGTCGTTCAAAAATTGGGCGTGGCTAACTCAGAGTGAAAGTTCGGGGATGGGCTTCATTTGCGAGAGTCCGTTCGTTTAA